A window of Aquitalea denitrificans contains these coding sequences:
- a CDS encoding hydrolase: protein MTSETIRDAKTDHLLTPQNAAFIIIDYQPVQVNSIASMDRQLLINNIVGTAKTAVAFGLPIVHTTVNVTSGLNKPPIAQLRHVLGDYPTYDRTTINSWEDIEFRQAVEATGRKKLVMTALWTEACLTFPALDALAAGYEVYVVADAVGGTSRTAHEMALRRIEQAGGKLISLTQLLCELQRDWKRTATVQDFMDIFIQTGGTMGIQLSYDRD, encoded by the coding sequence ATGACAAGTGAAACCATCCGCGATGCCAAGACCGATCACCTGCTCACACCGCAAAATGCAGCGTTTATCATCATCGATTATCAGCCAGTACAAGTTAACTCGATTGCCTCGATGGATAGGCAATTACTGATCAACAACATCGTTGGCACCGCCAAAACTGCTGTCGCCTTTGGTTTACCGATTGTCCATACCACAGTCAATGTAACAAGCGGCCTCAACAAACCACCGATTGCACAACTGCGCCATGTCCTGGGCGACTACCCAACCTACGATCGCACCACGATCAACTCTTGGGAGGACATCGAATTTCGCCAGGCGGTGGAAGCCACGGGACGCAAAAAACTGGTGATGACCGCACTATGGACCGAAGCCTGTCTTACCTTTCCGGCACTGGATGCCCTGGCGGCAGGTTATGAAGTATATGTGGTGGCGGATGCGGTCGGAGGCACATCACGCACGGCACATGAAATGGCCCTGCGCCGGATTGAACAGGCTGGTGGCAAACTGATCAGTCTCACTCAGTTGCTATGCGAACTGCAGCGCGACTGGAAACGCACGGCAACTGTGCAGGACTTCATGGATATATTCATTCAAACCGGGGGCACCATGGGCATACAGCTATCTTATGACCGTGACTGA
- a CDS encoding DUF883 family protein, producing MSEAALNQEKEQLLDDVRQVLSSTEDLLGAAGDEGGEKGRELRKRLSENIKLAKARLLEAEKVVVGKAKVAAKATDDYVHENPWKSIGIAAGVGFLLGMLVSRR from the coding sequence ATGTCCGAAGCTGCACTGAATCAGGAAAAAGAACAACTGCTGGATGACGTACGCCAGGTTTTGTCCAGTACCGAGGATTTGCTCGGCGCTGCCGGTGATGAAGGCGGCGAAAAGGGGCGCGAACTACGCAAACGTCTGAGTGAAAACATCAAGCTGGCCAAGGCTCGGTTGCTGGAGGCGGAAAAGGTCGTGGTCGGCAAGGCCAAAGTTGCCGCCAAGGCAACTGATGACTATGTACATGAAAATCCGTGGAAATCCATCGGCATTGCAGCAGGGGTAGGCTTTTTGCTGGGCATGCTGGTTTCACGCCGCTAA
- a CDS encoding glycosyltransferase family 2 protein: MTPLSIYVLTFNSEKYLQAILHAVADLADDLLVVDSGSQDRTVEIAQQCGARVVYRKFDDFRQQRDFAQQQCRHDHVFFLDSDEIPSPELVAHIQQLKQNGFQHDAYAIQRDWIVMGKQVHALYPVGCPDYPVRIIEKNRVRLSEQAVHEDFVGYRSRGRIALPIKHQTFHSMAEINRKLDLYTNLDASDLARMHTRKNFALRQWTSPVGAFFKWYVKSGNWKDGRVGLILGLYAARFAHRKYKKALQLLRTAPGS, from the coding sequence ATGACGCCGTTGTCAATCTATGTACTGACTTTCAATAGTGAAAAATATCTGCAAGCCATCTTGCATGCAGTAGCCGATTTGGCTGACGATCTGCTGGTTGTCGACAGCGGTAGCCAGGATCGTACGGTAGAAATTGCGCAACAATGTGGCGCACGAGTGGTGTATCGGAAGTTTGATGATTTTCGTCAGCAGCGAGATTTTGCCCAGCAGCAATGTCGCCATGACCACGTTTTTTTCCTGGATAGCGACGAGATCCCCAGTCCGGAGTTGGTGGCCCACATCCAGCAGCTCAAGCAGAACGGGTTTCAGCACGATGCCTATGCCATCCAGCGTGACTGGATTGTGATGGGTAAGCAGGTACATGCTCTGTATCCGGTCGGTTGTCCGGATTACCCGGTGCGTATCATCGAGAAAAACCGTGTGCGTTTGTCTGAGCAAGCGGTGCATGAAGACTTTGTCGGCTACCGTAGCCGTGGCCGGATTGCGTTGCCGATCAAGCACCAGACTTTCCACTCCATGGCGGAGATCAATCGTAAGCTGGATTTGTACACCAATCTGGATGCCAGTGATCTGGCACGCATGCATACACGCAAGAACTTTGCCCTGCGGCAGTGGACCAGCCCGGTTGGTGCGTTTTTCAAGTGGTACGTCAAGAGTGGCAACTGGAAAGATGGCCGTGTCGGCCTGATTCTTGGTCTCTATGCCGCACGGTTTGCACACCGGAAATACAAGAAGGCATTGCAATTGCTCCGTACTGCACCGGGCAGCTAA
- the guaA gene encoding glutamine-hydrolyzing GMP synthase translates to MDKILILDFGSQVTQLIARRVREAHVYCELHSFDMPIEEIRAFGPKAIILSGGPNSVYESDYQADPALFELGIPVLGICYGMQFMAQSLGGKVEAGDKREFGYAQIQARHHSKLLEGLQDHVDDAGNGFLDVWMSHGDKVTTLPAGFHVIAETPSCPIAAMADEDRGYYGVQFHPEVTHTKRGTEMIHRFVLHVAACKPSWTMPNYIDEAVKKIREQVGDEEVILGLSGGVDSSVAAALIHRAIGPQLTCVFVDHGLLRLNEGKMVMEMFAQNLGVKVIHVDATEQFMGKLAGETDPEKKRKIIGGEFVEVFQAESNKLTNAKWLAQGTIYPDVIESAGAKTKKAHTIKSHHNVGGLPEDMNLKLLEPLRELFKDEVRQLGVALGLPHDMVYRHPFPGPGLGVRILGEVKMEYADLLRQADAIFIEELRNTVDEKTGKNWYDLTSQAFAVFLPVKSVGVMGDGRTYDYVVALRAVVTSDFMTAHWAELPYSLLGRASNRIINEVRGINRVVYDVSGKPPATIEWE, encoded by the coding sequence ATGGACAAGATCCTCATTCTCGACTTCGGCTCTCAAGTTACCCAGTTGATTGCCCGCCGCGTACGCGAAGCTCACGTCTACTGTGAGCTTCATTCGTTTGACATGCCGATTGAAGAAATCCGTGCATTCGGCCCCAAGGCCATCATTCTGTCCGGCGGTCCCAACTCGGTATACGAATCCGACTACCAGGCCGACCCGGCGCTGTTCGAACTGGGCATTCCGGTACTGGGCATCTGCTACGGCATGCAGTTCATGGCACAAAGCCTGGGTGGCAAGGTGGAAGCCGGTGACAAACGCGAATTCGGCTACGCCCAGATTCAGGCCCGCCACCACTCCAAGTTGCTGGAAGGCCTGCAAGACCACGTCGACGATGCCGGCAACGGTTTCCTGGATGTGTGGATGAGCCACGGCGACAAGGTTACCACCCTGCCGGCCGGCTTCCATGTCATTGCCGAAACCCCGTCCTGCCCCATCGCCGCCATGGCCGATGAAGATCGTGGCTACTACGGCGTGCAATTCCACCCGGAAGTGACCCACACCAAGCGCGGCACCGAAATGATTCATCGTTTCGTACTGCACGTAGCGGCTTGCAAGCCCAGCTGGACCATGCCCAACTACATCGACGAAGCGGTAAAGAAAATCCGCGAACAGGTTGGTGACGAAGAAGTCATCCTCGGCCTGTCCGGTGGCGTGGACAGCTCGGTCGCTGCCGCGCTGATTCACCGTGCCATCGGCCCGCAACTGACCTGCGTCTTCGTCGACCACGGCCTGTTGCGCCTGAACGAAGGCAAGATGGTGATGGAAATGTTTGCGCAGAACCTGGGCGTGAAGGTCATCCATGTTGATGCCACCGAACAGTTCATGGGCAAGCTGGCTGGCGAAACCGATCCGGAAAAGAAACGCAAGATCATTGGCGGCGAGTTCGTGGAAGTATTCCAGGCTGAATCCAACAAGCTGACCAATGCCAAGTGGCTGGCTCAGGGCACCATTTATCCGGACGTGATCGAATCCGCTGGTGCCAAAACCAAAAAAGCCCACACCATCAAGAGCCACCACAATGTGGGCGGCCTGCCGGAAGACATGAACCTCAAGCTGCTGGAACCGCTGCGCGAGCTGTTCAAGGACGAAGTCCGTCAACTGGGCGTGGCGCTGGGCCTGCCGCACGACATGGTCTACCGTCACCCCTTCCCGGGCCCTGGCTTGGGTGTACGCATCCTGGGTGAAGTGAAAATGGAATACGCCGACCTGCTGCGCCAGGCCGATGCCATCTTCATCGAAGAACTGCGTAATACCGTGGATGAGAAAACCGGCAAGAACTGGTACGACCTCACCAGCCAGGCATTTGCCGTGTTTCTGCCGGTAAAATCGGTTGGCGTGATGGGCGATGGCCGCACTTACGACTACGTGGTTGCCCTGCGTGCCGTGGTCACCAGCGACTTCATGACCGCCCACTGGGCCGAACTGCCTTATTCCCTGCTGGGCCGCGCCTCCAACCGCATCATCAACGAAGTGCGCGGCATCAACCGCGTGGTTTACGATGTGTCAGGCAAACCGCCGGCAACGATTGAGTGGGAGTAA